One window of the Zea mays cultivar B73 chromosome 3, Zm-B73-REFERENCE-NAM-5.0, whole genome shotgun sequence genome contains the following:
- the LOC100281022 gene encoding Pseudo histidine-containing phosphotransfer protein 5, which yields MDYSNLRRQAASMKKTLFDQGYLDEQFCQVEDLQDEASPNFAEEVVTLFFKDSARLISNAEQALEKYPKDFNRWDAYMQQLKGSCSSIGASRMKSECVSFRDYCGQGNVEGCMRSFQKVKREHGALRQKLEAYFQLLRQAGPAGAATRPGCKN from the exons ATGGATTATTCTAATTTGCGTCGCCAAGCTGCATCCATGAAAAAGACTCTCTTTGATCAG GGGTACCTAGATGAGCAATTTTGCCAGGTGGAAGACTTGCAGGATGAAGCTAGTCCTAATTTCGCGGAAGAGGTTGTCACTTTGTTTTTCAAGGACTCGGCCAGGCTAATATCAAATGCTGAACAGGCTCT GGAAAAATACCCCAAAGATTTCAATAGATGGGATGCATACATGCAGCAGCTAAAAGGCAGCTGTTCCAG CATTGGTGCTTCAAGGATGAAGAGTGAGTGCGTGTCATTCCGGGATTACTGCGGACAGGGAAATGTTGAAGG TTGTATGAGATCGTTCCAGAAAGTGAAGAGGGAGCACGGTGCCCTGAGGCAGAAACTAGAGGCCTATTTCCAG CTGCTACGACAAGCTGGTCCTGCTGGAGCTGCCACCAGGCCTGGATGTAAGAACTAG